Genomic window (Accipiter gentilis chromosome 7, bAccGen1.1, whole genome shotgun sequence):
TCccgtgcgcgcgcgcgcgcgcgctgaCGTCGCCCAGACGCGCGCCCCGCCCCCACGTGGGGGCCCACGCGCCTGCCTTCCTCCATTATGTAACGGCGTCGAGGCGAGgccgccccagccccccccagccgccATTGGCCGGGCCGGCCGTGACGCGCGGCCGAAGCCACCGCCCATTGGAGGCTCCaggcggagcggggggggctCCTCGTGCCTCCGTCGCGCGGCGGGGGCGTGGCCGGGGACCCCCGTGacccgccgcggcccccggccccgccacggCCCGCCAGGGGGCGGggccccgcgccgcgcccccCGTGTCGCCACATGGAGGGGCGTGGCCCGGCCCCACCCTCCCGGCCAATCCACGCAGGGTGGCGTCCGCATTGGGCAGCTCCGGCGTCGTGGCGGACCAATGGAAACGAGGTGGAGGGGCGGGACGCTAAAGCTCCTCCCGCTGCCGGGAAGCGGTAACCAATGAGtgagcgggggggcggggcgcagCGGGAGGCACGTGCGGCCGCGCACGTGTCCGCGTGGGGGCCGCCGCAGCCGGGGCGGAACCGGCACCGGCGCCGGGACGGGGACACCGGGACGGTGACACCGGGACACCGGGACAGGGACAGCGGCATCGGCACCGGGACGACGATACCGGCACCGGGACGGGGACACCGGCACCGGGACAGCTGCATCCGGGAGCAGGTGGGACCGGGTGGCCGGGGCTGGTTGGGGGGGTTCccggggctgggagaggggtCCGGTCGGTCCCAGGATcggttggctgggggggggggggggtccttagTGCTGAGTATGGGGGACCCGGGGTGGCAGGTGAGGGGTCGCCACCCTTGGGGGGGGTCCTGTTCCTGATTCTAGGGGTCCCAGTGCTGGGCGGGTCCCCACCTTGGGTAGGGGTGttctggggggaggggggtgctcCCGGTGCTGGGGAGTCTTGGGACCAGGTgagggagggggggtgtcttGGTGCCGTTGGTAGGGGTGGGGGGGCCCCCATCCTGGGTGAAGGGTCCCGGTGCCGGGTGGGttcctgcaccccccccccccccccgtgccgggAGGTGCCCCCgggcggggacacacacacccgaCCCCCCATGGGAGCACAGGGCgatttctctctttttgcccaatttcccctttttcccccttttttttctccctcctcccctgccaggcAGCCTCACCCAGGCGGCACCACAGGAGCTGAACCCAGCCAAAGGCTCCTCCGGGGGGGCCCCACCCCCATGGACCCCCCCACCCGTGCCTGCTCCTGCGGCTCCCCCGCCTCCAGCCCAGGGGACCACTCCTCCGACAGTGAAGTCGAGGCCAAcggtccccccccaaccccccccaaaaccgaACGGAGCCGTAAGCGGCCGGGGGGGCCGGAACGAGCACCCCCCGAATTGTCTTCGTCACCCCGAGGGGGGAAACGACCCCggaagggggatgggggggacgcCCCTCCCAGCGACGGCGATCGCCTCTTTGCCCAAAAAGTGAGTTTTTGGCAGCAAAACAAAGGAGCACCCCCAAacctgggggggggcagtgctTGGTCCCCTAAAAATGCATCTCTCCCTCAGATGAGGGGGAGTAGGCAGGGTTGGAGGGGGGGAACATGGCACCCCCTCGTTGGTCTGAATCCAGCCCggccaccatcctcctcctcttccttgtaGTGCTGGGAGCTGCGGGGCTTCATCCGGccgctggcagagctgctggaggggctGAAACGGGGGCGATATGACAgaggtgggtgccccccccaacccttcTACCCCCCTTCATCCCCCCCAAGGAGGATTCCCATATTTTCGGGGtttgccagggctgagcagcttCCAGCAGAGCGTGGCCATGGACCGGATCCAGCGGATCATAGGAGTCCTGCAGAAGCCAGAAATGGGGTGAGTGGCCCCCCTCGAGAGTCCCcagaagaggaaggggggggcAAAGGGACACCCCTCCTCCATGGGGTGCCCATCATCCCCCCCGCCACCAGCAGCAGGGTGACAGctcactctctccccccacaGCGCACGCTACCTGGGGACACTGCTGCAGGTTGAGGGGATGCTGAGGGTCTGGTTCCCACACGTCACCCCCAAACCTGCACAGGatccagccccctcccccactgCCACCACCCCCCCTCGTCGCCGACCACCCGCTGGCCCCCCTGGAGCACCCCGTTGTCGACGTCTGCCCGGGGATGTCCCCTCCTCCAACCCCACGGGGACGTCGGGGACATCACATCGAGGGGGGCACCCCAAGTGCCAGACCGGGACGCCCGTGTCCCCCCTGGCGCCGGATGTGTGACACGCCCCCCAAACCAGGGAGGGTGTCTCCTGGATTTcttgggttttgcctttttttttggatggtttttttttggttgttttttttttttaaattgtggacAGTGAGACCTGCGGGCGGGCAGGGCCATCCCATGGGGGGACCCCAAGACCTCCGCTGCCCCCCaccagggacccccaaaaccacagggcggggggggggtacGTGCCTTTGCCAGAGCAGAGCCCCCTCCCTGGGCAGGGGGTTCATGCCTCCCTacagaggggaggggggggcacaggaTGGGGGGGCTGGCCTCCCCACTGGCCttgtgcctttcccccccccacctgGTGTTTGCGGGGGGGGGCcagggtggggtgtgtgtgtctgtgtccccCTGCAAGTGGGGCTGCCCCACGGCTCGGCCCTGCTGGAAGCAATAAATGCCGCGGGAGCGGCCGGGGCCACCCGGTGCCAGTGTCCTCTGTGTCCcctggggggggccggggggctggtGTGTCttgtccctgggggggttggagCCGCCCCAGCCTGCACCTGGTCCTCTGTGTTGGGACCCTCGTGTGCCCCCGATGgtgcctcctgccccccccccccggtgtggGGCAGCGGCAGATGGGGGAGGGCCAGGCCCGGTCCCCCCCCAAGTCTGGCCCCACACGTCCCCCTGCACTCCCCAGCCTGGCCCTATGGGGCCTGGTGCCCCCCAACAGTCCCCACCGCTCCCCAGGGCCCGGTGCCCCCCCATCCTGTCCCTGACCTTTGACCCCATGACCCGCACCCTAAGCCCTGACAACAGCCCCCGTGCCCCACATCCCAGCTCCTCCCCGTGACCTCCACCCTAAGCCCCGCCCCTGTTTCATAAGCCCCGCCCATCCGACCACCCCCGCTGCCTAAGCTCCGCCCCTACCCCGCCGTCCCATCTCGGACCCTCCCCAAGCCCCGCCTCCCAGTGCTGGCAGCCACTTCCGCTTCCGGGGTGGTGAGTGGAGCGGTCGCCGTTCCTCCgggacgggaccgggaccggACAGGGCGGTTCTGCTAGGGCttcagggggtggggagggtccTACCGGATCCTTCCTTGAGGGGGAGAGGAGCGGCCTTACCAGGTCCACCcgtgagggggggagggggaagggccggggggaggaggaagagccgGGCCCCACCGGGGGTTCGGGGCCTGGGCCCACCCGTCCCGTTCcgttccccctccttcccctcacaGAGCGGCGGCCGCCATGGCGAACCACCTCCGCTTCCTGGGCCGCACCGTCATGGTCCAGAACGGGAATGTGGAAGCAGCCTACGGCGCTCTCAACAGGTGGGGGGGCCCccggtgggctggggggggtgccTTTTGTCCCGGGGATGGGGGGAACCCCGCAGCTCGGCCGAGAGCCGGTTACCGGACAAGGACCCAGGCGGGGTGGGGAGGGTCCTGTTAATTAAATTGGGTATAATTAGTTACGCGCAGGGGTTGTCCTTCTCGTCTGGTCTCTCCCTGGTAACCACAGGGGGTTTGCCTCCCATTTTACCCCCGTGAATTGGGGTCGGAACGTGcggttttggagtttttttctctCCGCTCAAGGCCTCAGAAGCTCTTCCCACTGGTGCACCACCCTGCCGCTAATTTAATGGAATTAAATGGAATTCTCTGGCAAATTGGCGGAAAAGGCGGCAGGAATGTGGGCAGCAGTGTCACAGGGGGCTTGGAGGGTTGGCGGTCGGTGACAGTGCCTcgcaagggaagaggaggaggaagctgcaCCATCACCTGCTGTAGCTGTCACCTGCCACGCCCACCTTCATTTCTCACAGCTTAAAGAAGCTCCAAGGGTGCTCATTCCCCTCCTTGTTATCCTCAGCCTGTCGCCGGGAGGAAAACAAGCCGGGGTGGCTGAGGGACCTTGGAGGAATGTGGTGTCCCTGTGGCACTGCTACAGCTGGGCCTGGCATGTACTGAGTTGTGCCTGGTCTTAGCTGGGGGTGGATGGGGGGGtgtgttcccccctcccccatcctcACACATCCCAGcaccttttctgcctcttttgggattaaaaaaaaccccaaaatcataAGAAACACTTCAGCTCTGGGGGGCGCAGTTGGAATTGATGCGGGGAAGTTCAAAATCCTGAAGTGAGACCCGATTTTAACCAAATCCCCTGGTTTTCAATTGGCTGCCAGCTTGTTTACGGAAAGGGTGGGCTGCCCTGTGTGTCTCGGGGCGGGAGCATCTCATCTCACcctgtctcccccctccccaggatcCTCTCGCAGGATGGGCTGGTGGAGAcggtgcggcggcggcggtacTATGAGAAGCCGTGCCGCCGGCGGCAGCGCCTGGCCTACGAGGCGTGCCGGCGGGTCTACAATGCCGAGATGGGGCGGAAGATCAGCTTCTTGGCGCGAGGCAGCCGGCAGGACCCCTGGCTGGGCTGCTAGGGGTTGGgaggagccgccccccccccccccccccccaataaaggCCTTTGCCCTTAACGGAGTTTTAATTTAGCCTTCATTAATTACGGCGGATGAGGCAGGCCGTGGCCTCCCTCCCCGCAGAGACGTGGCGGGCGCGCTGGCTGCGAGCGCGGGAAAtaggcgggcggggcggggctggtgGTGTCTCTAGTCATGTGACGTGGGCGGTGCCGAGAGAGCCCGGTATTGCACGCTCCGCCCCCGCTTCGCACGCCAGGCCGCCTTCTTCCCGTCGCCCCCCGCGCGAGTGGGCGCGCAGGCGCCGCGCAGCCGTTTCCGCTTCCGCTCCGACGTGCCGTCGCCGTCAGGGCCGCCGCTGACCGGGCCGGGGCCTGTCGGggggccgcgccccgccccgcccgctccGGTGAGGGAAGGAGGGCGGGGGGGTCGCTTCCcaggggaggagggctggggggagggcGGGGACGCGGCTGAGGGGAGACTCGGGTACCGGGGAGGCCGCGCCTGAGGCGGCCCGGGGGCCCGGCACCGGCGCCAGCCACTGCGGAGCCCCTTCGCCGCGGTCCCTCCGCCCTGGAGCCGCCTCCCCCGGTGAGGCCGGGGCTggaacggggaggggggcgggcagCGCGGGTTCCGACGGGCTGGACCGAGCCGCCGGTTCCGGTAGCGGTGGGAAGCTGCGGGAGGGGACCGGCCTCCGCGGGTACCAGCGGAGGCTGGGGAGTCACCGGGGAATCTCCAACGCCGAATTCGAGCGTTTCCGTAGCAACCGGGGCGTGCAAGGCCGCGACCGGCCTCTCCTCGGGGCGAGAGCCTCTGCCGGCATTCTGGCTTGGGGCAGGATTGACACGGCAGAGCTgaactttttctctcttttttgttattgttctttttttgttgttgtttttgtgtttttttttaatccctgaaGGCAGCAGTTTGGCTGGCAGCGCTGCAGAAGCATCAGTTTCAGGTTCTCGCTGTGCTGGGAATTAACACAGAGAAGACGGTTAGTGcctgtgtttttctaaatatatatatgcatttaaaatCTCCTATAGGTGTTATTTCCCCACTGCGTTCCTTGTTGACACCCCATGTCTGCCCAGGAGGCCCCGAGGGCGCTTGAGGCATTGATGGAGGTGTTCCCTACGGACGTGGGTTTGCTCTCCCGATATTCTGAGCAGAACACCATTAAACCTGTTGCGCTCCTCTGTCAGTCCTTATTAGATTACAGAAGTTGAAGATGAATATAGAAGTTAAAACAAGCCCTAATTATATAAGTTCTGTGTTTAATAGCATATGTGTATGAAGCCACCAATGCATCAGCATAGTAATTAATTGTTTCCACTTGTTTTGAACCTCTGGCTTTGTACCGAAGCATTACGTACTGCAGAGTCAGAACTTACAGGTGATATTCTGTAATGATGTTGTTTTGGGCTGTATTTGATGCTACTTTTGAATATATCTGTCAGAAACCTGCTGTAAAAA
Coding sequences:
- the CIART gene encoding circadian-associated transcriptional repressor, with protein sequence MSERGGGAQREARAAAHVSAWGPPQPGRNRHRRRDGDTGTVTPGHRDRDSGIGTGTTIPAPGRGHRHRDSCIREQPHPGGTTGAEPSQRLLRGGPTPMDPPTRACSCGSPASSPGDHSSDSEVEANGPPPTPPKTERSRKRPGGPERAPPELSSSPRGGKRPRKGDGGDAPPSDGDRLFAQKCWELRGFIRPLAELLEGLKRGRYDRGLSSFQQSVAMDRIQRIIGVLQKPEMGARYLGTLLQVEGMLRVWFPHVTPKPAQDPAPSPTATTPPRRRPPAGPPGAPRCRRLPGDVPSSNPTGTSGTSHRGGHPKCQTGTPVSPLAPDV
- the MRPS21 gene encoding 28S ribosomal protein S21, mitochondrial — its product is MANHLRFLGRTVMVQNGNVEAAYGALNRILSQDGLVETVRRRRYYEKPCRRRQRLAYEACRRVYNAEMGRKISFLARGSRQDPWLGC